One genomic window of Trichlorobacter lovleyi includes the following:
- a CDS encoding hemerythrin domain-containing protein: MSVLITALKREHQALKSQVAAIKQAGVVSAEGFAELQRLRSNLKAHLQHEDRDLYPRLAEAARDDVNLQILLDRFQNEMQEIATDAERFFERYPAPEQSVVFARDIGRIFSLLGNRIITEESVLYPRMVELDRIRFG, encoded by the coding sequence ATGTCGGTACTGATAACCGCGCTGAAGCGCGAACATCAAGCCTTGAAGAGTCAGGTCGCGGCCATCAAACAGGCCGGTGTGGTGTCTGCGGAGGGGTTTGCCGAGTTACAGCGTCTGCGTAGCAATTTGAAGGCCCATCTCCAGCATGAAGATCGAGATCTGTATCCACGCCTTGCAGAAGCGGCTCGCGACGACGTGAATCTGCAGATTCTGCTGGATCGCTTCCAGAACGAAATGCAGGAGATCGCCACCGATGCGGAGCGCTTTTTCGAACGCTACCCAGCGCCGGAGCAGAGCGTAGTGTTTGCCCGCGATATCGGCAGGATCTTCTCTCTGCTGGGTAACCGGATTATCACTGAGGAATCAGTCCTCTATCCCCGCATGGTGGAACTGGACCGTATCCGCTTCGGCTGA
- the hcp gene encoding hydroxylamine reductase — protein MFCYQCQETAKGTGCTIAGVCGKKENTANLQDLLVFALKGLAETAVEAQKQGRLDNATGLFICQGLFATITNANFDDSRITALIKEAFAKRDILKLSIGFTSHHDCVTWNGSEAEFAAKAKEVGVLSQPNEDVRSLRELLIYGLKGMAAYTEHAAMLGFEKKEIYEFMVSALASTTQELTVDEMIAQVLKCGEVAVTAMALLDEANTTKYGNPEITRVNIGVRNNPGILISGHDLHDMEDLLEQTTGTGVDVYTHSEMLPANYYPAFKKYPHFVGNYGNAWWQQDKEFASFNGPILMTTNCIVPVKDAYKDRIYTTGMAGWPGAVHIPERQQAGRKDFSAIIAQAKTCQPPVEIEKGEIVGGFAHHQVMALADKVVEAVKSGAIKRFVVMAGCDGRHTGRNYYTEVAKELPKDTVILTAGCAKYRYNKLELGDIGGIPRVLDAGQCNDSYSLAYIALQLKQVFGLEDINDLPISYDIAWYEQKAVVVLLALLYLGVKHIRLGPTLPGFLSPNVAKVLVENFDIKPIGTVADDVAAIMAGN, from the coding sequence ATGTTTTGTTACCAATGCCAAGAAACCGCCAAAGGGACCGGCTGCACCATCGCCGGGGTCTGCGGCAAGAAGGAAAACACTGCCAATCTGCAGGATCTGCTGGTTTTTGCCCTTAAAGGGCTCGCAGAAACTGCTGTCGAAGCCCAAAAGCAGGGAAGACTTGACAACGCAACCGGTCTGTTTATCTGCCAGGGACTCTTTGCCACCATCACCAACGCCAACTTCGATGATAGTCGGATCACCGCCCTGATCAAAGAGGCCTTTGCCAAGCGGGATATCCTCAAGCTGTCCATCGGTTTCACCAGTCATCATGATTGCGTGACCTGGAACGGCAGCGAAGCCGAGTTTGCTGCCAAGGCCAAGGAAGTTGGTGTTCTGTCGCAGCCCAACGAAGATGTCCGCTCACTGCGGGAGCTGCTGATCTACGGCCTGAAAGGGATGGCTGCCTATACCGAGCATGCCGCAATGTTGGGCTTTGAGAAGAAAGAGATCTACGAGTTCATGGTCTCTGCACTGGCATCCACCACCCAGGAGCTAACGGTTGATGAGATGATTGCCCAGGTGCTTAAGTGCGGCGAAGTGGCGGTTACCGCCATGGCCCTGCTTGATGAGGCCAACACCACCAAATACGGCAATCCTGAGATCACCAGAGTCAACATCGGGGTACGCAATAACCCCGGCATCCTGATCTCCGGCCACGACCTGCATGATATGGAAGACCTGCTGGAGCAGACCACCGGTACCGGCGTTGATGTCTACACTCACAGCGAGATGCTGCCGGCCAACTACTACCCGGCCTTCAAGAAGTACCCCCACTTTGTCGGTAACTACGGCAATGCCTGGTGGCAGCAGGACAAGGAGTTCGCCTCCTTTAACGGCCCGATCCTGATGACCACCAACTGCATCGTACCGGTTAAGGACGCCTACAAGGACCGGATCTACACCACCGGCATGGCAGGCTGGCCCGGCGCCGTGCATATCCCCGAGCGTCAGCAGGCTGGCCGCAAGGATTTCTCGGCCATCATCGCCCAGGCCAAGACCTGCCAACCACCGGTTGAGATCGAAAAAGGCGAGATCGTGGGCGGCTTTGCCCACCATCAGGTAATGGCACTGGCAGACAAGGTGGTTGAAGCGGTTAAATCCGGCGCCATCAAGCGCTTTGTGGTCATGGCCGGTTGCGATGGCCGCCACACCGGACGCAACTACTACACCGAGGTTGCCAAGGAGCTGCCGAAGGACACGGTCATCCTGACCGCAGGCTGCGCCAAGTACCGCTACAACAAGCTGGAGCTGGGCGACATCGGCGGCATCCCCCGCGTACTTGATGCCGGTCAGTGCAACGATTCTTACTCCCTGGCCTACATCGCCCTGCAACTGAAGCAGGTCTTCGGCCTGGAGGACATCAACGACCTGCCGATCTCCTACGACATCGCCTGGTACGAGCAGAAGGCGGTGGTGGTGCTGCTGGCCCTGTTGTACCTGGGGGTCAAGCATATCCGCCTCGGACCCACCCTGCCCGGCTTCCTGTCACCCAACGTAGCCAAGGTGCTGGTGGAAAACTTTGACATCAAGCCGATCGGCACCGTTGCTGACGATGTCGCTGCGATCATGGCCGGTAACTAG
- a CDS encoding DUF438 domain-containing protein — protein MSELIDNREKRVQELLAVSRGIIQGQDAKQLIEQHREAIENLTPHDMLAMEDRQLQMGITPQVIKQSIEKVIGVFFKSLERYPWERPAPDTFLGHLIQENRALADKLQQVKTVLKRCHGSEESSFPAMRLELLPLFLELRAFESHYVKKENILFPYLEKRWENHRPIAVMWSLHDDIRKKLKGVIAVLERSDSSWQEFNSPMSQYFFLVFGMIQKENLVVYPVATETLAAEDWQAMYQQSFDYPFPFLETPQQKEDGNPLQAGTGAHEGDDFFVSDTGRMNYEQLVLLFNHLPVDITFVDEYDQVRFFNRAKDRFFPRSPAIVERNVKNCHPPESVHIVEKIVSEFKNGNRNEADFRIKMKGRYILIRYVAVRDPDSTYRGVLEISQDITDIVAMTGEKRLLDWA, from the coding sequence ATGTCAGAACTGATTGATAACCGGGAAAAACGGGTGCAGGAACTGCTTGCCGTTTCACGGGGCATCATACAGGGGCAGGACGCAAAGCAACTCATTGAGCAGCATCGAGAAGCAATCGAAAACCTGACGCCCCACGACATGCTTGCCATGGAGGATCGACAACTGCAGATGGGGATCACGCCGCAGGTGATCAAGCAGAGCATCGAGAAGGTCATCGGCGTTTTTTTCAAAAGCCTGGAGCGCTATCCGTGGGAAAGGCCGGCCCCTGATACCTTTCTCGGTCATCTGATCCAGGAAAACAGGGCTCTTGCAGATAAGCTGCAGCAGGTAAAGACGGTGCTGAAGAGGTGCCACGGCTCGGAAGAGAGCTCCTTTCCCGCGATGCGTCTTGAGCTTCTGCCGCTGTTTTTGGAATTACGAGCATTTGAGTCTCATTACGTAAAAAAAGAAAATATCCTTTTTCCGTACCTGGAAAAGCGCTGGGAAAACCACCGGCCGATTGCGGTCATGTGGTCGCTGCATGATGACATCAGAAAGAAGCTTAAGGGGGTGATTGCGGTACTTGAACGTTCTGACAGCAGTTGGCAGGAGTTCAACAGTCCCATGAGCCAGTACTTCTTCCTGGTGTTCGGTATGATCCAGAAGGAAAATCTGGTGGTCTATCCCGTGGCCACGGAAACCCTTGCGGCGGAAGACTGGCAGGCCATGTACCAACAGAGCTTTGACTACCCGTTCCCCTTTTTGGAAACACCCCAGCAGAAGGAGGACGGTAACCCGCTGCAAGCGGGCACCGGAGCGCATGAGGGGGACGACTTCTTTGTGTCCGATACGGGAAGGATGAACTATGAGCAACTGGTGCTGCTCTTTAACCATCTGCCGGTCGATATCACCTTTGTTGATGAGTATGATCAGGTCAGATTCTTTAATCGCGCCAAGGACCGCTTCTTTCCACGCTCACCCGCCATTGTCGAGCGGAACGTCAAAAACTGCCACCCACCAGAAAGCGTGCATATCGTTGAGAAGATTGTGAGCGAGTTCAAAAACGGCAACCGCAATGAGGCGGATTTCCGCATCAAGATGAAGGGGCGCTATATTCTGATCCGGTACGTTGCGGTGCGAGACCCTGATAGCACCTATCGTGGCGTGCTTGAAATTTCGCAAGACATTACGGATATCGTTGCCATGACGGGTGAAAAGCGGCTACTTGACTGGGCGTGA
- a CDS encoding 4Fe-4S binding protein: protein MSSISARNITRIRQLVQWLFLFWVIGIGIRFGLFIAAVEQGNSQPFFARPAGVEGFLPIGALTSLKHWLASGQIHPVHPAALVIFLAILLMSLLAKKSFCSWVCPVGTLSETVCKLGERLMGRNFKVWRPLDLLLQGIKYLVLFFFVKIILLDMPAFAVAAFLDTPYWAASDAKMLRFFTQISATTVTVLTVLTLLSLVYRNVWCRYLCPYGALLGMLSLLSPFKIRRNPHTCTDCRQCSQACPAGISVHNTTKVVSPECTGCLTCVAACPHQEVLVMQPSFWKHPLPVWLFPAVALSLFMVSIGVGMASGHWQTVLTYDDYRQLLPMLPYLSH from the coding sequence GTGTCAAGCATATCAGCCAGGAACATTACCCGTATCCGCCAGCTGGTGCAGTGGCTGTTTCTGTTCTGGGTCATCGGGATCGGCATCCGCTTTGGCTTGTTTATAGCTGCAGTTGAACAGGGTAATTCGCAGCCGTTCTTTGCCCGTCCAGCCGGTGTTGAGGGCTTTCTGCCGATCGGGGCATTGACCAGCCTGAAGCACTGGCTGGCCAGCGGACAGATTCATCCGGTGCATCCGGCAGCACTGGTGATCTTTCTGGCGATTCTGCTGATGAGTCTGCTGGCCAAGAAGTCGTTCTGTTCCTGGGTCTGTCCGGTGGGTACGCTGTCCGAGACCGTGTGTAAACTGGGGGAACGACTGATGGGGCGGAATTTCAAAGTCTGGAGGCCGCTTGATCTGCTGCTGCAGGGGATCAAGTATCTGGTGCTGTTCTTCTTCGTGAAGATAATTCTGCTTGATATGCCTGCCTTTGCCGTTGCCGCCTTTCTGGATACCCCTTACTGGGCAGCCAGTGATGCCAAGATGCTGCGCTTTTTTACCCAGATTTCTGCCACAACCGTTACGGTGCTGACGGTACTGACACTGCTGTCTCTGGTCTATCGCAATGTCTGGTGCCGCTACCTGTGTCCTTACGGCGCCCTGCTCGGTATGCTGAGCCTGCTGAGTCCGTTCAAGATCCGGCGTAACCCGCACACCTGCACTGATTGTCGCCAGTGCAGTCAGGCCTGCCCGGCAGGCATCAGCGTGCACAACACAACCAAGGTTGTCTCGCCTGAATGCACCGGCTGCCTGACCTGCGTAGCTGCCTGTCCGCATCAGGAGGTGCTGGTCATGCAGCCATCGTTCTGGAAACATCCACTGCCGGTCTGGCTCTTTCCGGCAGTTGCCCTGAGCCTGTTTATGGTCTCAATCGGGGTTGGTATGGCAAGCGGTCACTGGCAGACGGTGTTGACCTACGACGATTACCGCCAACTGTTGCCGATGCTGCCGTATCTGAGTCATTGA
- a CDS encoding multiheme c-type cytochrome: MRALKRFSSMLICMVACLALMPALALAKPSNCETCHAKISPAMVKDFNRGKMSKSLTCEACHGTAHTSDKDVVKAQLPTIATCKQCHPDQANQYMDGKHVLGQVALDAMPRSPHQPKAFMAGQKGCGGCHTLGLVDAKGRETEARKYYKYGMDCQNCHTRHAFSKAEANEPEACQTCHMGFDHPQWEMWSGSKHGTAYLTSRAINPGAKNRAPKCQTCHMPNGNHRVMSAWGFLAVRLPEADAEWMGYRATILKGMGVLDPAGKPTGRLDVVKAGKVARLTKEEFDKERGKYVAICQQCHSPNFVKENFKNADQMGKEADKLFSEAISIVGDLYHQGIIKQKAGQPYAYPDLLTFYDVDTKIEQTLYEMFMDHRMKTFQGAFHMNPDYTTWYGYAKMKKDLTEIREMAEDMKKKASKK, from the coding sequence ATGCGCGCATTGAAACGGTTTAGCAGCATGCTGATCTGTATGGTTGCCTGTCTGGCACTGATGCCGGCACTGGCACTGGCCAAACCATCCAACTGTGAGACCTGCCACGCCAAGATTTCGCCTGCCATGGTCAAGGACTTCAATCGTGGTAAGATGTCCAAAAGCCTGACCTGCGAGGCCTGTCACGGCACTGCCCACACCAGCGACAAGGATGTGGTTAAGGCACAACTGCCCACCATTGCCACCTGCAAGCAGTGCCACCCGGATCAGGCCAACCAGTATATGGACGGCAAGCATGTGCTTGGCCAGGTTGCCCTGGATGCAATGCCCCGTTCCCCCCATCAACCCAAGGCGTTCATGGCCGGCCAGAAAGGCTGCGGCGGCTGCCACACATTGGGATTGGTTGATGCCAAAGGCCGTGAGACCGAGGCCCGCAAATACTACAAGTACGGCATGGACTGCCAGAACTGCCATACCCGCCACGCCTTCTCCAAGGCCGAAGCCAACGAGCCTGAGGCCTGCCAGACCTGCCACATGGGCTTTGACCATCCCCAGTGGGAGATGTGGTCCGGTTCCAAGCATGGAACCGCCTACCTGACCAGCCGCGCCATCAACCCCGGAGCAAAGAACCGCGCACCCAAGTGCCAGACCTGCCATATGCCCAACGGTAACCACCGCGTAATGTCAGCATGGGGCTTCCTGGCTGTTCGCCTGCCAGAGGCCGATGCCGAGTGGATGGGCTATCGCGCCACTATTTTGAAAGGCATGGGTGTACTTGATCCCGCTGGCAAGCCCACCGGCCGTCTGGATGTGGTCAAGGCAGGTAAAGTGGCCCGCCTGACCAAGGAAGAGTTTGACAAAGAGCGGGGCAAGTACGTGGCGATCTGCCAGCAGTGCCACTCCCCCAACTTTGTGAAGGAAAACTTCAAAAACGCTGACCAGATGGGCAAAGAGGCAGACAAGCTATTCAGTGAAGCGATCAGTATCGTAGGTGATCTGTATCATCAGGGGATTATCAAGCAGAAAGCCGGGCAGCCGTACGCCTACCCGGATCTGCTGACCTTCTACGATGTTGATACCAAGATCGAGCAGACCCTGTATGAAATGTTCATGGATCATCGCATGAAGACCTTCCAGGGGGCATTCCATATGAACCCGGACTACACCACCTGGTACGGCTATGCCAAGATGAAGAAGGATTTGACCGAGATCCGTGAGATGGCTGAAGATATGAAGAAGAAAGCCAGCAAGAAGTAG
- a CDS encoding efflux RND transporter periplasmic adaptor subunit: MSASKIKLRRLILFAALVPLVLLFFYVVLRSGPLAPVEVMVATVSTQTIRPAVFGVGTVEARYSYQVGPTAAGRIKQLYVQVGDRVRAGQLLGEMDPVDLNDRLQAQQAAVKRAEANVQDAEARQRYAHAQAKRYGELLPLKATSEEIVSAKRQELQTADAALIAAREERSRLQSEYTGLRSQQGNLHLVAPVAGLITLRGAEPGTTVVAGQTVIELIDPASVWVNTRFDQIAANGLKAGLPARIELRSRKGMLLSGTIARIEPKADSITEEVLAKVLFARVPENLPPLGELAEVTIDLPPAAATLVLPNAALHRLDNRTGVWRVSKAGVEFVAVKPGATDLDGRVQILEGLQNGDQVVLYSAKALTRKSRIKLVEKLSVGRR; encoded by the coding sequence ATGTCAGCGTCAAAGATAAAGCTACGCAGGTTAATCCTGTTTGCAGCCCTGGTTCCATTAGTGCTGTTGTTCTTCTACGTTGTCCTTCGCTCTGGCCCGCTGGCGCCGGTTGAGGTGATGGTTGCTACGGTCTCAACACAGACTATAAGGCCAGCGGTGTTCGGTGTTGGCACGGTTGAAGCCCGTTACAGTTATCAGGTTGGTCCGACAGCAGCAGGCAGAATCAAGCAGCTGTACGTGCAGGTTGGAGACCGGGTAAGAGCAGGGCAGCTACTGGGCGAGATGGATCCGGTTGACCTTAATGATCGTCTACAGGCGCAACAGGCAGCCGTTAAGCGTGCTGAGGCAAATGTGCAGGATGCCGAGGCCAGGCAGCGGTATGCGCATGCCCAGGCTAAACGGTATGGTGAACTGTTGCCGCTCAAAGCTACCAGCGAGGAAATAGTTTCAGCCAAGCGGCAGGAATTGCAGACCGCTGATGCTGCGCTAATTGCAGCCAGAGAAGAGCGTTCCCGGCTGCAGTCAGAGTATACGGGGTTGCGTTCACAGCAGGGTAATCTGCACCTGGTAGCCCCGGTTGCCGGGCTGATAACGCTGCGCGGGGCTGAACCGGGCACCACCGTGGTTGCCGGGCAAACCGTGATTGAGCTGATTGATCCGGCATCGGTTTGGGTCAATACCCGTTTTGATCAGATCGCGGCAAACGGGCTCAAGGCCGGTTTGCCGGCACGGATAGAGCTGCGTTCACGCAAGGGGATGTTGTTAAGTGGCACCATTGCCCGTATTGAACCAAAGGCCGACAGCATCACCGAAGAGGTCCTTGCCAAAGTGCTATTTGCACGTGTGCCAGAAAATCTACCTCCATTGGGCGAACTGGCAGAGGTAACGATTGACCTTCCGCCGGCTGCCGCAACGCTGGTTCTGCCCAATGCGGCACTGCATCGTCTGGACAACCGGACCGGTGTCTGGCGTGTGAGTAAGGCCGGTGTTGAATTTGTTGCAGTAAAGCCTGGGGCAACTGATCTGGATGGTCGCGTACAGATTCTGGAAGGGCTTCAGAATGGGGATCAAGTGGTGCTGTACAGTGCCAAGGCTCTCACCCGTAAGAGTCGCATCAAGCTGGTTGAAAAGCTTTCGGTGGGCAGGCGATGA
- a CDS encoding cytochrome b5 domain-containing protein, which produces MKRSLFCIVVFMLLLAPVAGFATEEYARQTGLACAACHLDPGGGGELTAIGKAFSNRQHAQSQPSQMTAATKGFRFVVGYLHMLTAILWFGTILYVHLVLKPAYAAGGLPRGEVRVGILSMLVMGLTGLVLTYYRVPSLDVLLHTRFGLLLLIKVGLYLVMVSSAAVVVTVIGPRLKRKMQAPPTPVTGGDMTSTELAACDGKAGRPAYFAYNGLIYDATASALWKQGQHMARHQAGMDLSEALKLAPHDEDRVQRLPVVGKLLASREEKTPLHLRVFYTMAYMNLTIVFLIVLILALWRWG; this is translated from the coding sequence ATGAAACGCTCATTGTTCTGCATCGTCGTGTTCATGTTGCTCTTAGCGCCCGTTGCCGGTTTTGCCACGGAAGAGTACGCCCGGCAAACCGGCTTGGCCTGTGCTGCCTGCCATCTGGACCCCGGCGGTGGCGGTGAACTGACCGCTATCGGCAAGGCGTTCAGCAACAGGCAGCATGCCCAGTCGCAGCCCAGTCAGATGACAGCGGCAACAAAAGGGTTCCGGTTCGTGGTTGGCTACCTCCATATGCTGACCGCTATCCTCTGGTTCGGTACGATCCTGTACGTCCACCTGGTGCTGAAGCCGGCCTATGCCGCTGGGGGCTTACCCCGTGGTGAGGTGCGGGTCGGCATCCTGTCGATGCTGGTCATGGGCCTGACCGGCCTGGTGTTGACCTACTATCGTGTCCCCTCCTTGGATGTCTTGCTGCATACCCGTTTCGGCCTGTTACTGCTGATCAAGGTCGGGTTGTATCTGGTCATGGTCTCGTCGGCCGCTGTGGTGGTTACAGTAATCGGTCCGCGGCTCAAGCGAAAGATGCAGGCGCCCCCCACGCCGGTTACGGGCGGCGATATGACCAGCACCGAGCTTGCCGCCTGCGACGGCAAGGCGGGACGGCCAGCCTACTTTGCCTACAACGGCCTGATCTACGATGCAACCGCCAGCGCCCTCTGGAAACAGGGCCAGCACATGGCGCGACATCAGGCCGGTATGGATCTGAGCGAGGCGCTGAAGCTGGCTCCCCATGACGAAGACCGTGTACAGCGTTTGCCGGTGGTCGGCAAACTGCTTGCCAGCCGCGAGGAGAAAACCCCGTTGCACCTGCGGGTCTTCTACACCATGGCCTACATGAACCTGACCATCGTGTTTCTGATCGTCCTGATCCTGGCCCTCTGGCGGTGGGGGTGA
- a CDS encoding ABC transporter ATP-binding protein has product MAGTGIRIEGLRKRYGNGDTAVDALQGVELQVAPGEVIGLVGPSGSGKSTLLKCLGAVIDPTGGRIVLGDEVIYDNGWLVRDLRALRRDRIGFVFQAPYLIPFLDVTDNVALLPMLAGVPNQEARKRARELLAALEVEHRAKAMPAQLSGGEQQRVAIARGLINRPPVVLADEPTAPLDSQRALGVIRILNDMAQQYQTAVIVVTHDEKIIPTFKRIYHIRDGVTHEEEGEGRVI; this is encoded by the coding sequence TTGGCAGGAACCGGTATTCGGATTGAAGGACTGAGGAAACGCTACGGCAATGGCGACACGGCGGTTGATGCCTTGCAGGGGGTGGAACTGCAGGTGGCGCCGGGTGAGGTGATCGGACTGGTGGGGCCATCCGGTTCCGGCAAGAGCACCCTGCTGAAATGCCTGGGGGCGGTGATCGACCCGACTGGCGGACGGATCGTGCTGGGGGATGAGGTGATCTATGACAACGGCTGGCTGGTGCGGGATCTGCGGGCACTGCGCCGTGACCGGATCGGCTTTGTCTTTCAGGCGCCCTACCTGATCCCGTTTCTGGATGTGACCGATAATGTAGCCCTGTTGCCGATGCTGGCCGGTGTGCCGAATCAGGAGGCACGCAAGCGGGCCAGGGAGCTACTGGCCGCCCTGGAGGTGGAACACCGCGCCAAGGCCATGCCTGCACAGCTTTCCGGCGGTGAACAGCAGCGAGTAGCCATTGCCCGTGGTCTGATCAACCGTCCCCCGGTTGTTCTAGCAGATGAGCCGACTGCCCCGCTGGACAGTCAGCGGGCGCTGGGGGTGATCCGTATTCTCAATGATATGGCACAGCAGTATCAGACAGCGGTTATCGTGGTAACTCACGATGAAAAGATCATCCCTACCTTTAAGCGGATCTACCATATCCGGGATGGCGTTACCCATGAAGAGGAGGGCGAGGGGCGGGTAATCTAA
- a CDS encoding DUF488 family protein, which produces MAVTSGNRSIYTVGHSTRSLADFVALLKRYGIGLLADVRTIPRSRHNPQFNADALQSFLPSQGIGYQHLKELGGLRHSRADSPNTGWRNASFRGFADYMQTPAFEATLLALLELAQQHTVALMCAEAVPWRCHRSLIADALVVRGIDVTDIFDLTHARPHTFNSLARVEGGTLTYPAAEPVQEPLLPALAASSRPVK; this is translated from the coding sequence ATGGCAGTGACATCCGGAAACAGAAGCATCTATACGGTCGGTCACTCAACCCGCAGCCTCGCTGATTTTGTCGCGCTGTTGAAGCGGTACGGCATCGGACTCCTGGCGGATGTCCGCACCATCCCCCGCTCCCGCCACAACCCGCAATTCAACGCTGATGCCTTGCAAAGTTTTCTACCGTCCCAAGGGATCGGCTATCAGCACCTCAAGGAACTGGGTGGCCTGCGGCACAGCCGCGCCGACTCACCCAATACCGGTTGGCGCAACGCCTCGTTCCGGGGATTTGCCGACTACATGCAGACCCCGGCCTTTGAGGCTACCCTCTTGGCGTTGCTGGAACTCGCGCAGCAGCACACCGTTGCGCTGATGTGCGCCGAGGCCGTGCCCTGGCGCTGTCACCGCTCCCTGATTGCCGATGCACTGGTGGTCCGCGGCATCGACGTGACGGACATCTTCGACCTTACCCACGCCAGACCCCATACCTTCAACAGCCTGGCCCGAGTGGAGGGTGGCACGCTCACCTATCCTGCTGCTGAGCCCGTTCAGGAGCCGTTGTTACCTGCCCTTGCCGCTTCATCACGCCCAGTCAAGTAG
- a CDS encoding ABC transporter permease, which translates to MISLAGRDILHGWGKFVFTGVGLGLLLGVTLVMAGVYRGMVDDGMALLDNSGADLWVVQRDTLGPYAESSSINDDLYRGIRAMPGVAEAANITYLTMQVRKGQQDVRSMVVGVASGQVGAVPGWPTYLTAGRQMTRGHYEAVVDLATGFKIGDQLDIRRNGYTVVGLTRRMVSSSGDPMVFIPLKDAQEAQFLKDNDAIWQNRRRTEANPAFNRPGVSGLLNAVQVSQSSNPYVNAVLVTVKNGHDPTEVAAAIRRWKRLTVYSRTQMEEILVGKLIATSARQIGMFLVILALVSATIVAFIIYTLTMDKIREIAVLKLIGTRNRTIASMIMQQSLALGIIGFAVGKISATFAAPYFPKYVLLVPIDSLIGFLVVLVICALASLVAIRMALRVDPAEAIGG; encoded by the coding sequence ATGATCAGTCTTGCCGGACGGGACATACTGCATGGTTGGGGTAAGTTTGTCTTTACCGGTGTCGGTCTGGGATTGTTGCTGGGGGTTACGTTGGTCATGGCCGGTGTCTACCGGGGGATGGTGGATGACGGCATGGCCCTGCTGGACAACAGTGGTGCGGACCTGTGGGTGGTACAGCGCGATACGCTGGGCCCCTATGCCGAGTCTTCCAGCATCAATGATGATCTCTATCGCGGTATCCGGGCCATGCCGGGGGTTGCAGAGGCCGCCAATATTACCTATCTGACCATGCAGGTACGAAAAGGGCAGCAGGATGTGCGCTCTATGGTGGTGGGGGTGGCTTCCGGGCAGGTCGGCGCTGTGCCAGGCTGGCCGACCTATCTGACGGCTGGTCGCCAGATGACACGGGGCCATTACGAGGCGGTGGTTGACCTGGCCACCGGTTTTAAAATCGGCGATCAGTTGGATATCCGGCGTAACGGCTACACTGTGGTGGGGTTGACCCGCCGCATGGTTTCATCAAGCGGTGATCCAATGGTCTTTATCCCGCTCAAGGATGCCCAGGAGGCCCAGTTCTTGAAGGATAATGATGCGATCTGGCAGAACAGGCGGCGCACCGAGGCCAATCCGGCCTTCAACCGCCCCGGTGTGTCCGGCCTGCTTAACGCGGTGCAGGTATCGCAGAGCAGCAACCCTTACGTCAATGCCGTACTGGTGACGGTCAAAAACGGCCACGATCCCACTGAGGTTGCAGCAGCAATCCGTCGCTGGAAGCGGTTGACCGTGTACAGCAGGACGCAGATGGAAGAGATCCTGGTGGGTAAGCTGATTGCCACCTCGGCCCGGCAGATCGGCATGTTTCTGGTGATCCTGGCCCTGGTCAGCGCCACCATTGTTGCCTTCATCATCTACACCCTGACCATGGATAAAATCAGGGAGATCGCCGTTTTGAAGCTGATAGGCACCCGCAATCGCACCATTGCCTCCATGATCATGCAGCAGTCGTTGGCCCTGGGTATCATCGGTTTTGCGGTGGGCAAGATCAGCGCCACCTTTGCAGCACCCTACTTCCCCAAGTACGTGCTGTTGGTGCCGATTGATTCCCTGATCGGCTTTCTGGTGGTGCTGGTGATCTGTGCGTTGGCCAGCCTGGTTGCCATCCGGATGGCGTTGCGGGTTGATCCAGCAGAAGCGATAGGGGGATAA
- a CDS encoding TetR/AcrR family transcriptional regulator has protein sequence MKSQNVLEKKATQVRQVEIVQAALNVIGRLGVSGLTIHEVALSAGMSEANIYRHFRNKQEVIKAVVEFIGSQVTSRAAQLAASSGKPLDKLEKVIMAHTEMIAKNPGIPRLLFSDGGIATGGRIAYIMNSRIESFQSTLAGLLEAAVAEGAVRQGISSRETTIAILGMLQFSVLRWIGNQAEGKLVDEVALLWGNFRRLLER, from the coding sequence ATGAAATCACAAAATGTGCTTGAAAAGAAGGCAACCCAAGTCAGGCAGGTTGAAATCGTCCAGGCGGCCCTGAATGTCATCGGCAGACTGGGAGTCAGTGGTCTGACCATCCATGAGGTGGCGCTGTCAGCCGGTATGAGTGAGGCCAACATCTATCGTCACTTCCGCAACAAGCAGGAGGTGATCAAGGCGGTGGTGGAGTTTATCGGCAGTCAGGTCACCAGCCGGGCGGCGCAGTTGGCTGCCTCAAGCGGCAAGCCGCTGGATAAGCTGGAAAAGGTAATCATGGCTCATACCGAGATGATTGCCAAAAACCCTGGCATCCCGCGACTGTTATTCTCTGATGGCGGTATTGCCACTGGCGGCCGGATCGCCTACATCATGAACAGCCGGATCGAGAGTTTTCAGTCGACCCTGGCTGGCCTGCTTGAAGCAGCCGTGGCTGAAGGTGCGGTGCGGCAAGGGATATCTTCCCGTGAGACTACAATTGCTATTCTGGGGATGCTCCAGTTTAGTGTGCTGCGCTGGATCGGTAATCAGGCTGAAGGTAAACTGGTGGATGAGGTAGCTTTACTTTGGGGTAACTTCCGACGTTTGTTGGAGCGGTAA